A stretch of Geminocystis sp. NIES-3708 DNA encodes these proteins:
- a CDS encoding DUF1156 domain-containing protein — MTSYPKRLIEVDLPIKQISAHARREKSIRHGHISTLHIWWARRPLAACRAVICASLWLDPADENCPPYFREEAIKIITDFAKKVDRNENNLASKHCSTENWEKWQVLAKDDNKLAPNNPSHLNILRYRLLDFIADFANWDNSTQPDYLETSRLLTQVAHEANGGIPDTKPLVVDPFAGGGAIPLEALRVGADAFASDLNPVAVLLNKVVLEYIPKYGQTLADEVRKWGQWVKQEAEKELSQFYPTDEDGSTPIAYLWARTIISEAPDDGTGIPVEVPLMRSMWLAKKKGKNKALRWVRDAQGMVVTETVEKTYSDGVTRKVRQPLLEIFEPKSAKEVAEGTVKRGSATCPVTGFTTPVASVRSQLKPRKGGANDARLFCVVSTKETQQGRFYRLPNNQDLEAVNQASLELEKRLTSSNIKKGQKEQSELSLIPNEPTPKGGGSGAGRAFSQRNYGMDTFDNLFTNRQLLALTTLVNLVNKVGEMLANGYDLELNESGKYKVIKQSKNNNINDNLGNNLYIDNLGLAEAVQTCLSFIIDKLADKNSSVCRWKSSAEYMAGNTFSRQALPIVFDFCESNLFGNVTGDIYSEVEWVVKLLLHGTNSLKYIGQTQQSSATHHPLPDDFIQAFISDPPYYDAVPYSDLSDFFYVWLKRTLPPSLKSTFADELTPKEEECIVDPVKGKDKAYFEKQMGLAMNEGCRILSPNGIGVIVFAHKSTAGWEAQLQAMVDAGWTITASWAIDTEMGSRLRAMNSAALASSIHLVCRPRTPVDNGGIISNIGDWRDILQELPVRIREWLPRLASEGVVGADAIFACLGPALEIYSRYDSVEKASGDMVTLREYLEQVWAVVSQEALTMIFSDVDTSGLEEDARLTAMWLWTLSTDTTDSSDDSAGDNDSQEEEEEENSSKSKKISGFSLEYDAARKIAQGLGVYLEALTTLVEIKGDKARLLPVTERSEVLLGNKKVEIKPKQKKKQGNPTITGMEDYIPEDTTDNDGLEFTNLGNTVLDQIHLAMLLFASGRSEALKTFLVDEGVGGVDRFWKLANALSALYPSSSDEKRWVDGVLARKKGLGF; from the coding sequence TTATGGTTAGATCCTGCGGACGAAAATTGTCCTCCCTATTTCCGTGAGGAAGCCATTAAAATCATTACAGATTTTGCTAAGAAAGTAGATAGGAATGAGAATAATTTAGCTAGTAAGCATTGCAGTACGGAAAACTGGGAGAAATGGCAAGTTTTAGCCAAAGACGACAATAAATTAGCTCCTAATAATCCTAGTCATCTAAATATATTACGGTATCGGTTATTGGATTTTATCGCTGATTTTGCTAACTGGGATAATTCCACCCAACCCGATTATTTAGAAACCAGTCGCCTGTTAACCCAAGTCGCCCACGAGGCTAATGGTGGTATTCCCGATACTAAACCTTTGGTAGTAGATCCCTTTGCAGGGGGTGGTGCGATACCCTTAGAGGCTTTACGGGTGGGGGCGGATGCCTTTGCTTCGGACTTAAATCCAGTGGCGGTGTTACTGAATAAGGTAGTGTTGGAATATATCCCCAAGTATGGGCAAACTTTAGCCGATGAGGTGCGTAAATGGGGGCAGTGGGTGAAGCAGGAGGCGGAAAAGGAGTTAAGTCAGTTTTATCCTACCGATGAGGATGGCAGTACACCCATTGCTTATTTATGGGCAAGGACAATTATTTCGGAAGCACCAGACGATGGTACGGGGATACCTGTGGAAGTGCCGTTAATGCGGAGTATGTGGTTAGCGAAGAAGAAGGGTAAGAATAAGGCTTTGCGGTGGGTTAGGGATGCTCAGGGTATGGTAGTTACGGAAACGGTGGAAAAAACATACAGTGATGGTGTCACAAGGAAAGTAAGACAACCTTTGTTAGAGATATTTGAACCGAAAAGTGCTAAGGAAGTGGCAGAGGGTACGGTTAAACGGGGTTCGGCTACTTGTCCAGTAACAGGGTTTACTACTCCTGTAGCTTCGGTGCGAAGTCAATTAAAACCGAGAAAAGGCGGTGCTAATGATGCTCGTTTATTCTGTGTGGTAAGTACGAAGGAAACACAACAGGGGCGGTTTTATCGTTTACCTAATAACCAAGATTTAGAAGCAGTTAATCAGGCAAGTTTGGAGTTAGAAAAAAGGCTTACTTCATCTAATATTAAAAAAGGACAAAAAGAACAATCTGAATTAAGTTTAATACCGAATGAACCAACACCAAAAGGTGGAGGCAGTGGTGCTGGTAGAGCTTTTTCTCAACGTAATTATGGCATGGATACCTTTGATAATTTATTTACTAATCGTCAATTGTTAGCCTTAACAACCTTAGTAAATTTGGTGAATAAGGTAGGGGAAATGTTGGCTAATGGCTATGATTTAGAGTTAAATGAAAGTGGTAAATATAAAGTTATTAAACAGTCTAAAAATAATAATATTAACGACAATTTGGGGAATAATTTATATATTGATAATTTAGGTTTAGCTGAAGCAGTACAAACTTGTTTAAGTTTCATAATTGATAAATTAGCAGATAAAAATAGTTCTGTTTGTCGTTGGAAATCATCAGCCGAATATATGGCAGGAAATACATTTAGTCGTCAAGCATTACCCATTGTATTTGACTTTTGCGAGTCTAATCTTTTTGGTAATGTTACAGGTGATATTTATTCCGAAGTTGAATGGGTTGTAAAATTACTTTTACACGGGACAAATTCATTAAAATATATTGGACAAACTCAACAGTCATCAGCAACACACCATCCTTTACCAGATGACTTTATTCAAGCCTTTATTTCAGATCCTCCTTATTATGATGCAGTACCTTATTCCGACTTATCCGATTTCTTCTATGTGTGGTTGAAAAGGACTTTACCACCATCTTTAAAATCTACTTTTGCCGATGAATTAACACCGAAAGAAGAAGAATGTATCGTAGATCCAGTTAAGGGAAAAGATAAAGCCTATTTTGAAAAGCAAATGGGTTTAGCTATGAATGAAGGTTGTCGTATTCTAAGCCCTAACGGTATCGGGGTAATTGTATTTGCCCATAAATCCACCGCAGGATGGGAAGCACAACTACAGGCGATGGTGGATGCAGGATGGACTATTACCGCCTCTTGGGCAATAGATACGGAAATGGGATCTCGACTTCGTGCCATGAATTCCGCCGCCCTTGCTTCCTCTATTCACCTAGTGTGTCGCCCTAGAACCCCTGTGGATAATGGGGGAATAATCTCTAATATTGGGGATTGGCGAGACATATTGCAGGAATTACCCGTGAGAATTAGAGAATGGCTACCACGATTAGCTAGTGAAGGAGTAGTGGGTGCAGATGCCATTTTTGCCTGTTTAGGACCTGCTTTAGAGATATATTCCCGTTATGACAGTGTGGAAAAAGCATCGGGGGATATGGTGACTTTGCGAGAATACCTTGAACAAGTTTGGGCGGTGGTATCCCAAGAAGCCCTAACTATGATATTTAGCGATGTGGATACCTCTGGTTTGGAAGAAGATGCCCGACTTACGGCGATGTGGTTATGGACTCTTTCCACCGATACCACCGATAGCAGTGATGACTCTGCTGGTGATAATGATAGTCAGGAGGAGGAAGAAGAAGAAAACAGTAGTAAGAGTAAGAAAATTAGCGGATTTAGTCTGGAATACGATGCCGCGCGTAAAATTGCTCAGGGTTTAGGAGTTTATTTAGAGGCATTAACTACCCTTGTGGAAATCAAAGGGGATAAAGCCCGTTTACTACCTGTTACAGAACGCTCTGAGGTGTTATTAGGGAATAAAAAAGTCGAGATTAAGCCCAAACAGAAGAAAAAGCAAGGTAATCCCACTATTACGGGTATGGAAGACTATATTCCCGAAGATACCACCGATAATGATGGTTTAGAGTTCACTAATTTGGGTAATACTGTTTTAGACCAAATTCATCTGGCGATGTTACTCTTTGCTAGTGGACGCAGTGAAGCCTTGAAAACCTTTTTAGTGGATGAAGGTGTGGGAGGAGTCGATCGTTTCTGGAAACTAGCAAATGCTTTATCTGCCTTATACCCTAGTAGTAGCGATGAGAAAAGGTGGGTTGATGGGGTATTAGCACGGAAAAAAGGCTTAGGGTTTTAA
- a CDS encoding type II toxin-antitoxin system VapC family toxin has translation MTYLLDTCVISEYIKKKPNPLVIEWLDNQAKDNLWLSILTIAELKKGIFKIRNNQPKRYQKLSQWLEFVKTKFDGHILPLNEEVLNTWAEITGESEACGKKLSVIDSLIGATAQQYNLIIVTRNINDFNFSSLPIFNPWGNENP, from the coding sequence ATGACTTATTTACTTGATACTTGTGTGATTTCTGAATATATAAAAAAGAAGCCCAATCCCTTAGTAATAGAATGGTTAGACAACCAAGCAAAAGATAATTTATGGCTGAGTATTTTAACAATTGCGGAACTTAAAAAAGGGATTTTTAAGATTAGAAACAACCAACCAAAACGTTATCAAAAACTAAGTCAATGGCTGGAATTTGTCAAAACAAAATTCGATGGTCATATCTTACCTTTAAATGAAGAAGTTTTAAATACATGGGCAGAAATCACAGGGGAATCTGAAGCCTGTGGCAAGAAATTATCTGTTATTGATAGTTTAATTGGAGCAACCGCACAACAATATAATTTAATAATTGTTACTCGTAATATTAATGATTTTAACTTCTCCTCTTTACCAATTTTTAACCCGTGGGGAAATGAAAACCCATAA
- a CDS encoding ATP-binding protein — translation MKPWYQIDGLTPRADLREGKPLDAAEFAVHLDQVRDDRAPEDYQNPEVFFERTYLTKYLTDLAAQVIRRLTGKKTGTSAIFNLSTQFGGGKTHTLTLLYHLAQNGSKADKWTGVNKILNQAEINSVPEAAVAVFVGTEFDSIRGRGGDDGTPLRKTPWGEIAYQLGGEEAFEKVSIHEAEFTEPKGDVIRSFLPQDKPCLILMDEIINYVSTYRHKGYHNKLYNFIQALSETARGLDNVVLVISIPASEMEYTADDEGDEQRLKKMLDRLGKAVIMSAESETSEIIRRRLFEWEERAVTSDGKIMLPKEAIASCNEYAHWVLEHRQSLPSWFPVDNAKEAFQATYPFHPSVLSVFERKWQVLPRFQRTRGVLRLLALWVANAYQEGYKGNHRDSLISLGTAPLDDPMFRTAVLEQLGENRLEGAITTDICGKNDAHALRLDKEAPKELKKVRLHSKVATTIFFESNGGQARGEATIPEIRLAVGEPDFDIANVETALDALNSQSYYLLINQNKYRYNISPNLNKILADRKANIAENRISELIKDQIEKIFKNANNNNLNLIFFPKNSNNIPNQPLLNLVILSPDYYYSLPETTNLINTLIQESGNSSRTYKSCLLFAVADDNSPLSLEARKVLAWQDIREQETDLNDEQTKSLKENLLLAERDLKEAVWRTYNYLALLGRDNQLQFIDLGQVNSSQASSLVQLFVNRLKANGEIENEIAPRFLVRNWSPAFKEWSTKNIRDAFYASPRFPRLLNPHAVKESIARGIREGYFAYVAKTKDDKYQPFEYKNSNFQGKDVEIADDVYIIKAEEAENYLIRITEPPKLKKLVISPAQIKLEPETAYSFKVEGFDQYEESFPVNNVTWTSTGGEINEQGVLQTKNDIGTFIITASVNEVTGEANFSVVKPSSSATENTNSVKEKTTNNYGEDEESIEKENLPEGVTWQGEITPQKWMQFYTKVLSGFATDKQLSLKLEVQFEITGDIPEGKVNNLNVALQELGLPPARDL, via the coding sequence ATGAAACCGTGGTATCAGATAGATGGATTAACCCCCCGTGCGGATTTAAGAGAAGGAAAACCCTTAGATGCGGCGGAATTTGCCGTACATTTAGACCAAGTGAGAGACGATCGCGCTCCCGAAGATTATCAAAACCCAGAAGTATTCTTTGAAAGAACCTATCTTACCAAATATTTAACAGATTTAGCCGCCCAAGTAATTCGCAGACTAACAGGGAAGAAAACAGGCACATCGGCAATATTTAACCTTTCCACCCAATTTGGTGGCGGTAAAACCCATACTTTAACCCTGTTATATCATCTTGCCCAAAATGGTAGTAAAGCAGATAAATGGACAGGGGTTAATAAGATATTAAACCAAGCCGAGATTAATAGTGTACCAGAAGCGGCAGTTGCCGTGTTTGTGGGTACTGAATTTGATTCTATTAGAGGCAGAGGGGGAGATGATGGCACACCCTTAAGAAAAACTCCTTGGGGGGAAATTGCTTACCAGTTAGGGGGAGAAGAAGCCTTCGAGAAAGTAAGCATCCACGAAGCCGAATTTACCGAACCCAAAGGGGATGTAATTCGTTCATTCTTACCCCAAGATAAACCCTGTTTAATCCTGATGGACGAGATTATTAACTATGTCTCCACCTATCGCCATAAAGGCTACCATAACAAACTCTACAACTTCATCCAAGCCTTATCCGAAACCGCTAGGGGGTTAGATAACGTTGTCTTAGTTATCTCTATCCCTGCTTCAGAAATGGAATATACCGCCGATGACGAAGGGGATGAACAAAGACTGAAGAAAATGTTAGACAGACTTGGGAAAGCGGTAATCATGTCCGCCGAATCCGAAACCTCGGAAATCATCCGCCGCCGTCTATTTGAATGGGAAGAAAGGGCTGTTACCAGTGATGGTAAGATTATGTTACCCAAAGAAGCGATCGCCTCCTGTAATGAATATGCCCATTGGGTATTAGAACATCGACAATCATTACCCAGTTGGTTTCCCGTAGATAACGCCAAAGAAGCCTTCCAAGCCACCTATCCCTTCCATCCTTCAGTGTTATCAGTATTTGAACGGAAATGGCAAGTATTGCCCCGTTTTCAGCGTACGAGGGGAGTTTTAAGGTTACTAGCCCTGTGGGTAGCCAATGCTTATCAAGAAGGGTATAAAGGCAACCATCGAGATAGTTTAATTAGCTTAGGTACAGCCCCTCTCGATGACCCCATGTTTCGTACTGCTGTACTAGAACAGTTAGGGGAAAATAGATTAGAAGGGGCGATAACCACCGACATCTGTGGTAAAAACGATGCCCATGCCCTGCGTTTAGATAAAGAAGCCCCCAAAGAATTAAAAAAAGTGCGTTTACATAGTAAAGTAGCTACTACCATCTTTTTTGAATCCAATGGTGGACAAGCCAGAGGTGAAGCTACCATACCCGAAATTAGGTTAGCTGTGGGTGAACCAGACTTTGATATTGCCAACGTAGAAACCGCCTTAGATGCCTTAAACAGTCAAAGCTATTACCTACTGATTAATCAAAACAAATATCGCTATAACATCTCTCCTAACCTAAATAAAATCCTTGCTGACAGAAAAGCTAATATCGCAGAAAACCGCATTTCTGAACTAATTAAAGACCAAATCGAGAAAATCTTTAAAAATGCTAATAATAACAACCTAAATCTCATTTTCTTTCCCAAAAACAGTAATAACATCCCCAATCAACCCCTATTAAATCTAGTTATTCTCAGCCCAGATTACTACTATTCCCTACCCGAAACCACCAACTTGATTAATACCTTAATTCAAGAATCGGGTAATAGTTCTCGCACCTATAAAAGTTGTCTGTTGTTTGCCGTAGCCGATGACAATAGCCCCTTATCTTTAGAAGCCCGTAAAGTCTTGGCATGGCAGGATATAAGGGAACAGGAAACGGACTTAAATGACGAACAAACCAAATCCTTGAAGGAAAATCTTCTCTTAGCGGAAAGAGACTTAAAAGAAGCCGTCTGGCGTACCTACAACTATTTAGCTTTACTAGGCAGAGATAACCAATTACAATTTATCGATTTAGGACAAGTTAACTCCTCCCAAGCCTCCTCCCTAGTTCAATTATTCGTTAATCGTTTAAAAGCTAACGGTGAAATCGAGAATGAAATCGCCCCTCGTTTTCTGGTACGCAATTGGAGCCCAGCCTTCAAAGAATGGAGTACCAAAAATATCCGTGATGCCTTTTATGCCTCCCCCCGTTTCCCCCGTTTACTTAATCCCCATGCTGTAAAAGAGTCGATCGCCCGTGGCATAAGAGAGGGTTATTTTGCTTATGTAGCAAAGACAAAGGATGATAAATATCAACCCTTTGAATATAAAAATAGCAACTTTCAGGGTAAAGATGTAGAGATAGCAGATGATGTATATATAATCAAAGCGGAAGAAGCGGAAAACTACTTAATCCGAATTACAGAACCCCCTAAACTAAAGAAATTGGTAATTTCCCCAGCACAAATCAAATTAGAACCAGAAACCGCCTATAGCTTTAAAGTTGAAGGATTTGACCAATACGAAGAGTCATTCCCCGTCAATAATGTTACTTGGACAAGTACGGGAGGAGAGATAAATGAACAGGGAGTGTTACAAACTAAAAACGATATAGGTACTTTTATTATTACAGCTAGTGTGAATGAAGTTACAGGAGAAGCTAATTTCAGTGTAGTAAAACCAAGCTCTAGTGCCACAGAAAATACAAATAGTGTTAAAGAGAAAACAACTAACAACTATGGTGAAGATGAGGAATCAATAGAAAAAGAAAATCTGCCCGAAGGCGTTACATGGCAAGGAGAAATAACACCCCAGAAATGGATGCAGTTTTACACAAAGGTACTTAGTGGATTTGCCACAGACAAACAATTAAGCCTAAAACTAGAAGTACAGTTTGAAATTACAGGAGATATACCAGAAGGGAAAGTAAATAATTTAAACGTAGCCCTTCAGGAATTAGGTTTGCCACCAGCGAGAGATTTATAG